The DNA segment CCAAAATCAATTCAAGCTGAAAGTCCTATAAGTGGAAATTAGGGCTCAAAAGAAACAACTGATGCAAAACTTGATCCTTGAGCAAGAGGAGGGCTAGTGAAAGCTGATCAAAGTGAAAAGACACATCTTCATAAAGGAGATCAAGCTTTTGTTTGTTCAAAGTAATGCACTGAGCAGCCCGTATTGGCCGAGTAATCAGCTTTCAAATAGGATCGTTCTAGCATGCATACTAATTGTGAAAATTTCTGAATGCAACTGGTCGCAACTTGACCAAGTTATAACTGAACTAGAAACTCTTCAAAGAGAAACCTCAATTAGGTGATGTCTTTTTATGACAAGAGTCAAGACTCATCCTTTTTGCAGAGAATTCTGCATCTTCAGACTGTTGACGTGTTACACCATCGTCTAGCTATAAGTGcttaattttaatttgaaaatgtcATTGACCAGTAAACAATGTTTTCCCTGTGAAAAGTTATGTTTTATCGTTTGACCTTTAGAATCATTGAATAGCCAAACTTTCTTGATATTATGGCTCCTTTTATCAGTTGAAATTGTTGGTTAGTCCTCATTAATTGGAACTTAAACTTGTTTGAAGACTTAATCTTTTTGAGTCTTGAGCTTAATGTTATGTTTGTTGCACCTTTTTTAGACCAAATATTCAATGTCAGTTTAGACTTTTTCCCCATATCATAATGCCTTTTGCACCATAAACACAAGCATAATTGAATTATGTATAAGGCAGGATACAACCACTTACTCAGTTGTTGCACCTGAGAACTTAATGTTCATATCCTGCATACTGTAATGCATTTTGCTTTCCGTACAACAAAACATCATTGAAACTTTGCCTGTGGGAGCTTGCTTACACTGCCAATCCCAAGCTCGGATAAAGGAGCCGTGTAACAACTATTATAAAACTTGTCATTTCATGATGAATTTGTATAGATCCAAACATCGTATTTATGATATTGAGAATTCATACAGCCGGCCTAAACTAGCTTGAGATTGAAACGTAGTTGTACAACAAAGCATCATTGAGTAGGGGTTGTCAAGTCAAGAATACTAAAACATGTAAAGGTACATTATGAAGCTCCAATTATGAAGATGTACATTATTAAAAGCTCCTCCCGGCCATGAAAATTGACAAACTTAGAAAGAAAACACACACTGTAACAGAAAAACTCAAGCCCTTAAAAGTCTTTTAAGAGTTTGATAAATTCCATATAATCATTTAGCTGTAGACAGTAGGGTTAGCGAGAAGGTAGTCTTCAACAGTCTTGAAAAGTTGCATGGCTTGATTTTTGCCTTCATTGTGTTCTTCTTCCTTCAATACATAACTCGGTTAGTTTGTTTATAACTCACAATCATAAATTGTTACACATGTTATAACCATCACTTATATTTTAAACAAAGACAAGATGCATTAAAGGATGCATATTGTTGGCTGAAAGCTTAAAGAACACAAGATTCAATCTATGAGGGGTTGCTATGTGTGTGGGATTTGAGGCATGTCGCGAGGTTTTGTCCTAGGATGCAGAGTGGTATGCCACAACAGGGTACTCGTGTTATGTTTCTGGCACCAGTTGCTACATCACCCGCCCATCCAACTGGGGATAGGGGGTCGTCCAGCTAGACGTGGAGGTCACCCatgtagaggtcgtcctagaggagGATGGCAGgctggtggggcccagccccgttgttatgcatTCTCGGGTAGGCCTGAGGTAGAGTCGTTTAAtgtagtcatcacaggtattatctctgtctatcatagagatgcttcgatgttgtttgattcgcgttctacttattcatatgtatcttcATATTTTGCATCACACTTGAGTTTGCCTCATGATTCTCTTTATCTTCATGTTGTTGTGTCTACACGGATTGGGGATTCTATAGTTGTTGATCGAGTATACCAGTCAATGTTATTATTATTAGTGATTTTGATACCATAGTTGATCTATTATTGttcgatatggtggattttgaggtgattcTAGGCGTGGATTGGTTCTCCCCCACGTTATCTTAGATTGTCATGTCAAAACCGTAGCTTTAGCAAATCGagagttgcctagattagagtgAAGAGGGACCCTTGGTTGTTCTACGAGTAGGGTGGTTTCATATTTGAAAGCTCACTCCCATGACTTAAACAATTCTCTagctttagaaaataaaaaatttcatgtAGTTGCGGATGTACTGTATAGGTTATGAGTACGACCAACCACaatattttttatatgaaatataaatatatgGGTGAAAACTACTAAAATTTTAACAAAGATTAAATTTTTAACCATAATTATTAAAATACAATATGTTTAGTATTAAAAACTTAAGATTAACTACATCAAGTCTAAATCTTGATTCGTCTTTGCGTTCATATTTACTTCCTATAATGTCTGTCTTATGTAAGTAAAAGCATTCTTGAAAATCATGATTATCGTTTTTTAAGTGAACCGTaattttgaaattatcaaaaATGCAACCTAAGTATTGAGAAAACTACTTATTACCATTGGGACTAGCGAATATAAGTTTTAACCATGGCAATAGGATAGATTAGAAGAttgattaatattttttattattattttggcgTTCTCTCTCAATGCAATTTGAAGAAGGTACAGGGTATAGagagttttttctttatttggtgTCCAATATTCGTATTGGGGCATGATTAAATCCGAATTCGCATCAGAATTGGAGGGTAAAACGCTCTCTAACAAACATGACTCTATATCTAGGTCTCGAACCCAAGACCTCTGATTAGGGATGAAGAGGTACTTACCACTACATCataaccttttttttaaaaaaaagagtatgCCACCTCTGTTTTGAGGTGTTCACTATCCTCAAAAGTTAACTTGTCCTGTTAAGAAAGaagaattaaacaaaaattaggcTAACTACTTTGCTGACACTGACAAAAGCTACTCGTTTGATCGACCAATAAGTTACTTTGAGATTACAGTGAAGAGATTATGTAACATTccggaaaatttcgaagtgttttaagaccattaacaAGATTGACAGgtactaattatattaattcgggtatgaacaatACTGATAATTTGAATTATATCAAtttatcatgataatatatgtatgaggtgcattaagaatagTTTATGGTCTAAGAGGAGCCATatggctaagtcaagttgaaaattatataaagggataaagtttcaagtgagttcgcacaagatctAAATTTAAACGAGCATAACTCTTAAGATATGAAGCGGTATATGGTGTATAATTTATCAAACTATATCCCTTTGAGTCTAATTTCCAATgaatcaaaccgttcgtcatttggatatgtatacagaaagttatggccattttactggacctgtgtcatatgcgtgcccagatgcgcggccgcgcatatttgagagtCTCTGCCTCAGGTGCACGGTCAGATGCgcggccacttgcccaggtgcgcggccaCATACGTAGAAACCCATTAAATACCCCCAAGGCCGGGTAGAGTGAGagctaagtcatttctttgatCTAGGGCTTGCATATCAAGGGGAATCTGTCCAACATCtccctcccatgaaccaaggtaatgtttttggagtaattttgagttgattactactcctaaacacttgtaTTAATaaggattaatcttgaagatccatagatttccattTAAATTCCCAAATTGGTCAAGTACACTACAAGTTGGGATTCTCAAGAGTTTCACTAtaagaggtatgtctaccatctctaactaatctatggcgattatttatgtatgaaatatgtATTAAAACATATGGTATGGTGATTATAAGCCATAAGTTCTCGATTTAAATACATAACCcttgtagagattgaaagatgattatttgatgaaatttttgttggttgggtgagaatggttggtcacacatgtgatgttacgATTATAAGTTAttaaagaatgatggtgggatgaattgttggtaaatgatggtagttggaagaactaattctatggttaagaaatgtataaatgtatgcccactaggtgtttggtaaattgtctaaatggcctaaactatgaAATTGGTTACTAATGTTGATCCCActggatgttgatattgtagattgcAGTTGCTTATTATAGTagatcgttgtagtatcattaagggacaAATTTCAGTTTCGGATCGTTGGCATTGAATGAGGAGACAAGAAGGCATTCAGAGGTGGATACACGTGGAATGGAATTTCCTGAGTATTAATTAGCTTGCTCGACGTTGGGTTCGTCTTGTTGatgtaagtaactcttctaatcttggagctgagggtatgaaccctgaattatatgtgttatgtgtttggagttgaggtgacgcacatgctaggtgacggttatgtgggtgtgcaccgtatgAACTGTGACTCCATTATTCCCgtggtactatgtagttacctgaacttatctgaaatcatgaaaatctctacgtactagagctattgagctgagaatcatgttaaaatcATGTTGAGACTATATgtcagtattattgagacccacagagatcatattattgttgaatttgtttaaattaaaatttaaaactcagtcatgttcattcatttcatattatctctcagtctctgttgctatttattgattcatcatatcatcattttgggctgattttttatgacattgtgagctcgagagactggagagattgatgactgactAAGGCTGAGgacctgatggtgaggatatttatgggatcgggctacgcgccgcagcatgtttcattgatttatgccatgattgacatgttatagcgcttgggctgaaggagcccctccggagtttgtacacacccccagtgagtgcaggtacctactgagtgcaagtgccgagtgcgagtgtcgagcgcGAGTGCTAAGtgatttgggaggattgagtgactgtgaggcatgagtgaatgtgaggattgagtgattgagaggactgagtgactgaaaggatcgagtgactgtgaggaccgagtgaattgatactctgagagtatgcatatggttttatcactatgttgcattgcattggcatgcacattgacatataggcatagagatgtactttcctcatgccatttgaaaataaaattttctattGTGGAAGAAAGTTTTTGGAATAAATCACAGTTTCAGACTTACTCATCTTTTCGTGATTTTCagtgaaaagaattgagttttactattatacttgaaaagaaaatattaatttttttttttggaaattgtgaacgcattttattattgagttattctttgTGTTGCCTTAATTTTATTGCTATGAGATGTTACTGGATATTGGTGTGGACCCTGACTGTTGttcaagctcgtcactactttcaacctaagattaggtttgttacttattgagtacatgcggtcagttgtactcatactacacttctgcactttgcgTGTAGATTTTGTATGTTGATGCTACTATACATGGCGgaagctggatctgaagatgtacctgtattCCAGTCATTGCTgcttcttgttcatggtagccttagatttataaaaaaaaaaattgtttatgtacatttcgaacatatgatgtatttatttcataccagctttgtaattttcaatcttagaaactcatgatttatactactagtccttggaaaATATATaggattcaaataatttcttttacttaattgtcttattaaatattattagaattggttagtttctaattggcttacctagcgggttgggttaggtgtcattaCGACATgtcggattttggatcgtgacagattATAACTTGAGCATTACTTTTTATGCAGGAACTTTAAATAATGGAATATCGCAAAACATACTCCTTGAGCGTCATATATATTGAACAAGACATTTTAATTTCAGTACAAGCATTTGAAAAGTACAGTACAAAGCTTGCGATATTCTTTATTTAAAGTTCTTTCCATTACATGTTTGGAAAGAACACAGACACTCAAAAATATTATGATAGTATAACCAGGTATTTCGTGGAATTAGCCGGGCTGGACGCAAACCGACTTGGACACCATTTAAGCATAGACGGTAGGATTGGCAAGAAGGTAGTCTTCAACAGCCTTGAAAAGTTCCATGGCTTTATCTTTGCCTTCATTGTGTTCTTCTTCCTTAAATACATAATCACCCTTTGTGTGGTACTCAGTCGATGTCTTGCAAATACAACCTCCATTTGCAGAAGTTTCGAATTTGACATCATAGGTAATGGATTCCAATTTGTCTCCTAGAACATCTCCTTCGATTAGTGAATATTTGGTTACCAAGTTCTTATCGTCAATCACATGAAGCTCGTGCTTCAAATACTTTATTGGACCATCTGTCATTTCACAAAATAAAGCaaacttagtgggcgtttggacataacaattgtgaaattccagaaaaaagtgaaaaacaaTTTCAAGTGATAatacaacccagtaaaatctcataaGTGGGGTACGAGGAGGATAGTATATATGTAGACCTTAACCCGCCACGGAGGAGTAAAGAGACTATTTCCAATATAACTCTCTGCTCAAGAAGACTAAGTGAAATTTAAAAATGTAATTTTTGAAACAACTAAAATGATTCTTCCCATCGTTTCCAAGTatctaaatttaaattttaaagaatAAATTAATCTAGTTCGATTTAGCCCCTTAACTTAGTCGGATAATACAAATTGCCAAATAAACAGAGACGGTTGAAAAAACAGTACCCTTTAAAGCAGAGTGCTGAATTCCCCATTCGTCATCATGATCATCCATTGAGAGTTTTCCTGTAGAAGAaagctgtgatgacccaaaatgtcatctttaaatttaataagtaattttatattttaagacctcgaaaaagCACCATTTaatatttctcgacttgcgtgcacagtcggtaaatttttcgaaaagattttatatgaaaaatggattaaaatgtgaaatagagctctaaaaactcaactgagttgactttagtcaacattttgagcaaacggactcggatcaatgTTTTAACAATTTcgataggtctgtatcgtgatttgggacttgggcgtatgcccggaatcgaagtCCGAGGTCCCTAtctcgagatatgaaattttgatgaaaaaattaaaagcttgaaagcttaataatatctaagaaattactgatgttggatttattgacctcgggtccgtattttggtttcggagcccggcaTAGGTCTACTTGTTTATAACTTGTATAACTTGTTTGCCGAATTTGAtaagaaacagagttgatttgatgtggttcggactTCCGGTAGTAAACATaaaggttttaaagttttcttgaaaatttcctttgatttggtatctgattcgtagttctaggagttagtttggcgatttgatcgcgcgagcaagttcgtatgatattttaggacttgggtgcatgtttggtttggagccccgagggatcgggtgagtttcggatgggttacgggatgatttcggacttagaaaatTCGGTTTTCTACAGAtttcaggcttctggtgtgttcttcttcgtgttcgcgaaggtactctcacgaacgcgaagagcagattggggctggcacattttgtgcttcgcgttcgcgacagagtGACCACGTTCCCGAAGGCCTGAGGTTCAAAACTGCGCGTTCGCGACcgaagcctcgcgttcacgaagggaaaGAGGCTGGCCAGGATTATTGCCTTCgggttcgcgaaggccaagctagacaagcttcgcgttcgcgaagtgtaaaatgggacagcacaaatttgtgcttcgcgaacgcgaggcactgaccgcgttcgcgaagggtaaaagtcccagaaacagaacttaagttctgaaaaatgggattcgtcccattttcaaccctttttcattttttagctCGGGTAaagcgattttcacgggaaaacattggggtaagtgttccttatcctatattaattatgtttaatgatttcatactcatttatatcatgaatccgtgaatttatgaaagaaaaattaaatttttataaaatcttccaaaaacgaaaatttaagatttgaaggtccatttgacatcgtaattggataatttttgtatggttggacttgtctcggaatgggtgttcggatttcaaaAGTTTTTTCTGATTTGAGACGTatgtcccactgtcgaatatttaaatgaatttcggatttttatccgaaaaatttgtaaattcatatggaattaattcctatgattagtattgaatatatcgaattatttgtgaatagatttgaagctttcggagtcaaatttaaaaggaaaagctatggttgagtaattgattggaatttgcaaagcttggtaagtgtcgtggttaaccttgacttaagaaaatagaacccttaaattatttgttatgtgaaaagcatgtgaacgacgtataggcgaggtgacgagggTCTATACGTCGTGAAATTAATTGTTtgtctgcttacttgaaaaatcataaattattttaaatcataaattaattattataataattatttctctcatattctttgtcatatattaattcttgaattcctgcattaattgttacacgctatttgaattatgtattttaattgttatttgacatttagcatattaaatattaaactgcatattgtttccctgattttcataataatttacTATTTGTCATTGtctgtttcataattaaatcataattattgaatgattgttgtcttataattttatattaattattgcatttattggaaaaatttcttttataagaattgattgaaatggatatattggaggatcggtttgcacgccgcaacagacttattaaaaaattcatattggaggatcgggttgcacgccgcaacagacttattaaaagtcaatattggaggatcggtttgcacgccgcaacagacttattaaaaagtccatattggaggatcgggttgcacgccgcaacagacttattaaaagtcaatattggggaatcggattgcacaccgcaacagacttatttaaaagtctatatatatacttgattgaaataaatatatgacagacttgattaaaaggaaaatattaggagagcgggttgcacgctgcaacagaattgaatgtgaatatattgtgagggTGGGTTCCACGTTGCAATAGaattagttgaaataataattagttatgactgctgagttggcttcaattattataaataagttacctgatttatttctattattgttgttgttactaatattgcgtacaggtaatgtaagtgacctgccttagccttatcactacttcatcgatgttaggctcagcacttaccaatacatggggtcggttgtactgatattacactctgcacttcttgtgcagatttcggagttggtcctagcggcgtgccatagacttgctcggatttcagctatttagaggagacttgaggtataactgcatgccGTCCGCTGTTCTGAAGTCCtagtctattttactttagctgtgtgtttatttccagataactttattttattcagacctttatttgtattattctagaagctcatgcacttgtgacaccaattctgggatggtatttagacaccgttggttttatggattatttcactatatttcacactttgcttccgcatttggttccttgattattaataatgtaaagattgtttaaaaattggttaatattattctaacgttagcttgcctagcaagtgaaatgctaggcgccatcacggtccgaaggtgggaattacgggtcgtgacagttggtattagagcactaggttacataggtctcacgagtcacgagcaagattagtagagtctgaagaatcggtatagagacgtctgtatttatctcttagaggctatgaagtttaggaacaatatcacttctttcttattatgtcgtgcgattttattctatcatcgatgattgaaccattttactcttattctcttacagatggttgGAACACGTAATACCTGTActgatggacagggaccagaacccccggtggaaACTATGGCCAAGGGTAGAGGTCATGTTAGAgaccgaggcagaggccgaggtagagctcagtcgagagctcgagcagctgtacctgttgtagaacctcaggtggaccttcaggaggaggttccagttcagaatgtaccagttggaccagttccggtcccggaaggattcatagccactccaatacttcaggatgctctagttcatttggtaagtcttatggagggcatgGCCTAGAATGGTACATTTTCCGTGGCACCAGctatctcacaggctgggggaggagcacaaactcccactactcccgctctagagcagatggctccccagaatcaggcccCAGCAGCCccgctagttggggtagttcagccagttattgcggcacagaccggtgataggcccgccatgtcttttgaggccttattgagactggataagtttaccaagctctttccagttcacttcagtggtacaccttttgaggacccacaggattatcttgaacgctgccatgaggtattgcggaacatgggtatagttaagaccaatggggttgattttgcagtatttcagatgacgggttccgccaagagatggtggagagattatacattgacccaaccagtcggatcgcctgcacttacatgggagcagttctcttagctatttctggaaaagATCCTCCCTATcatactgagagaggaattcagcaa comes from the Nicotiana tabacum cultivar K326 chromosome 14, ASM71507v2, whole genome shotgun sequence genome and includes:
- the LOC107800446 gene encoding pathogenesis-related protein STH-2-like; the encoded protein is MGVTTYTHEASTTVAPIRLFKALVLDADNLIPMLMPQVVNIETVEGDGGVGSIKKMNFVEDGPIKYLKHELHVIDDKNLVTKYSLIEGDVLGDKLESITYDVKFETSANGGCICKTSTEYHTKGDYVFKEEEHNEGKDKAMELFKAVEDYLLANPTVYA